From the genome of Lentilactobacillus buchneri, one region includes:
- a CDS encoding TetR/AcrR family transcriptional regulator: protein MKYDLTKKPTRGAQRTLESFSTTMIALLSKEPFEKISVNEICAVSNFPRATFYNYFDDKFDLAAYCWYVIAQEIEVDQATELKADRTLITYFDRLYDVFKNNQTLLDNVLQYNDFSGQLVNSFINYFKNKLQEILTKSIDYSKAGLPVELIVDHCSQTVVLVLKWIFLKHHDSDKQQAHEYLEKLLNIEHFI, encoded by the coding sequence ATGAAATATGACTTAACAAAGAAACCAACGCGTGGTGCGCAACGAACCTTGGAATCATTTTCGACGACGATGATCGCGCTTCTCTCCAAAGAGCCGTTCGAAAAAATTAGTGTCAACGAGATTTGTGCGGTTAGTAATTTTCCCCGGGCGACTTTTTATAACTACTTTGACGATAAATTCGACTTGGCAGCGTATTGCTGGTATGTAATTGCCCAAGAAATTGAAGTGGATCAGGCGACCGAATTGAAAGCTGATCGAACATTGATCACGTATTTTGATCGACTTTACGACGTGTTCAAAAATAACCAGACGTTACTCGATAACGTGCTTCAGTACAATGATTTTTCCGGACAGCTGGTTAACAGTTTTATTAATTACTTTAAAAATAAGCTGCAGGAAATCCTCACCAAATCAATTGATTATTCCAAGGCGGGCCTACCGGTTGAATTGATCGTCGATCATTGCAGTCAGACGGTTGTACTGGTTTTAAAATGGATCTTTTTAAAGCATCATGATTCCGACAAACAGCAGGCTCATGAATATTTGGAGAAGTTGTTGAATATTGAACATTTTATCTGA
- a CDS encoding N-acetylmuramoyl-L-alanine amidase: protein MKKHEGLFSQVRWLFIVIAFVGMVIGLNTQLVHAKASSLETDFQRAAAKYQVPVDLLKAVAYNESAFDSHNGKPSVAGGYGVMHLTDTTGLTPSGSDSKAVKVPNTASLHTLQKAAKLTGHSVGQLKTNSAANIDGGAALLAAYQKSLGKGLTSNIGSWSAAVKKYSQSDSQAAADFFAANVYKILAKGVNHNGVKISPQKVNALKDEAIDTTGESGQTDGPAGLPIEWIPALYKTFDDQGDYGNYDLADRPNDEKINYIVIHNTETSFQEALTLFSTPTYTTANYVVSSVEGTVAEMVRPQNVAWHAGNWYINSHSIGIEHEGYAAVGGYWYTENMYKSSAALVKYLADKYQIPLDRQHIIGHDNVPGLTPAAQKGMHWDPGTYWNWNHYFELMGVDLSKSDGSTDSHIITITPNDKTNLTADSGQKVTDDGVNLPLAGSNFVYLYEQPSFSADLIADKDFSSGQSGTTEKDDWGDKAVYGQQFSKIDQQGDWTEIDYGGQGAWFYNPGGANSTDATGKLVTAKGSKAVPVYGSAYPSDSILKKNKVTGIKPTPIYQLQPGQKYVYGGTVTSDYFNSHFNSNSPKNVIHGTDDYYQIQFNHRIAFVKASDTTLSDD, encoded by the coding sequence ATGAAAAAACACGAGGGGTTATTTTCGCAAGTTCGCTGGTTGTTCATTGTGATCGCATTTGTCGGAATGGTGATCGGCCTGAATACACAATTGGTGCATGCAAAGGCCAGTTCGCTGGAAACGGATTTCCAACGAGCGGCTGCCAAGTACCAGGTGCCGGTAGATCTGCTTAAAGCGGTGGCTTATAATGAAAGTGCGTTTGATAGCCACAATGGTAAGCCCAGTGTGGCCGGCGGCTATGGTGTGATGCATTTGACTGATACCACTGGCTTAACGCCAAGCGGCTCAGATTCCAAAGCGGTTAAAGTGCCAAATACCGCTTCTCTGCATACGCTGCAAAAAGCTGCCAAATTGACCGGTCACAGTGTTGGTCAACTGAAGACCAATTCAGCTGCCAATATTGATGGTGGGGCGGCTTTATTAGCAGCCTATCAGAAATCCTTGGGCAAAGGGCTAACGTCAAATATTGGTAGTTGGTCTGCAGCCGTTAAGAAATACAGCCAGTCGGATTCTCAGGCAGCTGCTGATTTCTTCGCCGCCAACGTTTATAAAATTTTGGCAAAAGGCGTCAATCATAACGGCGTCAAAATCTCACCCCAGAAGGTGAATGCATTGAAAGATGAAGCAATCGATACCACCGGTGAATCGGGCCAAACCGATGGGCCTGCCGGCCTGCCAATTGAATGGATTCCCGCATTATACAAAACCTTTGATGATCAAGGCGACTACGGAAACTATGATCTGGCTGACCGGCCAAACGACGAAAAGATTAATTATATCGTGATTCACAACACCGAAACTAGTTTTCAAGAAGCACTGACACTCTTCTCGACACCGACGTATACCACGGCGAACTACGTTGTCAGTTCGGTCGAAGGGACAGTCGCTGAAATGGTTCGACCGCAAAATGTTGCTTGGCACGCCGGCAACTGGTACATTAATTCTCATTCAATTGGCATTGAGCACGAGGGTTATGCGGCAGTTGGCGGCTACTGGTACACCGAAAACATGTACAAGTCCTCAGCAGCCTTGGTTAAATATCTGGCTGATAAGTACCAGATTCCGCTGGATCGTCAGCACATTATCGGCCATGACAACGTGCCCGGTTTAACACCTGCAGCTCAAAAAGGGATGCACTGGGATCCTGGAACTTATTGGAACTGGAATCACTACTTTGAATTAATGGGCGTTGATTTATCAAAAAGTGACGGCAGCACGGATAGTCACATTATCACCATTACCCCTAATGACAAGACGAATTTGACGGCCGATTCGGGACAAAAAGTGACTGATGACGGGGTCAACCTTCCGCTAGCCGGATCAAATTTTGTCTACCTCTACGAGCAACCTAGCTTCAGTGCTGATTTGATCGCCGACAAAGACTTTTCTTCCGGTCAATCCGGCACCACTGAAAAGGATGACTGGGGCGATAAAGCCGTTTACGGCCAACAATTTAGTAAGATCGATCAGCAGGGGGATTGGACAGAAATTGATTATGGCGGTCAAGGTGCTTGGTTCTACAATCCGGGCGGTGCTAATTCAACTGATGCCACTGGGAAGCTCGTAACGGCTAAAGGATCAAAAGCCGTGCCGGTGTATGGCAGTGCCTATCCAAGCGACAGTATTTTGAAGAAGAATAAAGTTACCGGCATTAAGCCAACACCAATTTATCAACTGCAGCCAGGTCAAAAATACGTTTATGGCGGCACAGTCACCTCTGATTACTTCAATTCACACTTCAATTCAAACTCACCGAAGAACGTCATTCATGGCACCGATGATTATTATCAGATTCAATTTAATCACCGAATTGCATTCGTGAAGGCGTCAGATACCACTCTTTCAGACGATTGA
- a CDS encoding MMPL family transporter → MQKFKEKHLLSLIVWIGLILVAIFTLPNISQLVHDKGTVQLPASVQSEVANKIEKKYEGGKNARTLIAVFNNKHGKLSDEQTLQIQDATNAVKNDPDLHIISVTAPSDNQAAKQQLQSKDSTTQMVMITVPKKDKVRGQTDKILDKIKTPGMRTYVTGSDVLNEDFSTVTEQGLQKTEIIAAIFIFIVLIIVFRSFLIPVISLLTVGVSYLLSLDVVMNLAQRWDFPISNFTQVFLVVVLFGIGTDYNILLYDRFKEEIRKGQGATDAARSARRHAGRTILYSGSSVLIGFAALALAKFSFYRSGVAVAVGVAILLMVLLTLNMFFMSTLGERLFWPSKNLAAHDRSFLWNFLSKFTLSHSFIMVGILIIAALPLLFVGSQKLNFNSADELPNSVQSKAGYNIIQDHYPAGMSGPTTVYIQNKKPLDTQQHLAEIDQLTSYLNSEAGVKSVASVTRPGGTKINSLYLRSQLESLTNGLNQANQGIKKVQKGLKSANEKLANSNTSESIAQVEKLADGASKLEAGAQQLSQGVTSYTAGVSNLASGSQQLSSGTSSLQSGVGRLSAGSQRLNTGISQVRSQTAKLKALRARMAALQSGSRQLSSGLGRLNSQVAPFSNGLNQITSGASRLNSNSSSLVSGAQSVASGSSQVNSGVQTLNSKMKELQSQMQELQTGLTSANSGLDQVSSGTTTVNKYLKEMQKSYLGNTFYMPAASIKSASFTPSLDAFMSKDRKITKITVVLNSDPSTTKSANRIRTITRDLNAKMKDTSLKNAKVAIGGQSSQTSDLQKIANGDFFRTVVIMLVGIGLALMVVTRSLVQAITIIGTLIVTYMGSLQITKWLSGYLLFQNMLTWNTPFFSFIMLVALGVDYSIFLMMRYRGDAGAIPDVRRRILNSATIIGTVVISAAIILGGTFAALIPSNVLTLIQVAMTVIVGLIILVLTLPIIMSAMVKWTYPYVNDKMYQKSVDKEEKEHPIRRSKDKQ, encoded by the coding sequence ATGCAGAAATTCAAAGAGAAGCATCTGTTATCACTGATTGTGTGGATTGGCCTAATTTTGGTCGCAATTTTTACGTTGCCAAATATTTCCCAGCTGGTCCATGACAAAGGGACTGTTCAGCTCCCTGCTTCGGTGCAGAGTGAAGTTGCCAATAAGATTGAGAAAAAATATGAGGGCGGCAAAAATGCCAGAACCCTCATCGCCGTTTTCAATAACAAGCACGGCAAGTTGAGTGATGAGCAGACCTTACAGATTCAAGACGCCACCAACGCCGTCAAGAACGACCCGGACCTGCACATTATCTCGGTCACAGCCCCAAGTGACAACCAAGCTGCCAAACAGCAGCTGCAGTCAAAAGACAGTACCACCCAGATGGTCATGATCACCGTGCCGAAAAAAGACAAGGTTCGTGGCCAGACTGATAAAATCTTGGATAAGATTAAAACGCCGGGAATGAGAACGTACGTAACCGGTAGTGACGTCTTAAATGAAGATTTTTCAACGGTTACTGAGCAGGGACTTCAAAAGACCGAAATCATTGCGGCAATCTTCATCTTCATAGTGCTGATCATCGTCTTTCGTTCCTTCTTAATTCCTGTCATTTCATTACTGACAGTCGGTGTCTCCTACCTGCTGTCATTGGACGTGGTCATGAATTTGGCACAACGATGGGATTTCCCAATCTCCAACTTTACCCAAGTCTTTCTGGTGGTAGTTCTGTTTGGAATTGGGACTGATTACAACATTTTATTGTATGACCGCTTTAAAGAGGAAATCCGTAAGGGTCAAGGCGCAACCGACGCCGCAAGAAGTGCGCGGCGGCATGCCGGACGAACCATTCTGTATAGTGGTTCATCGGTCTTAATTGGTTTTGCGGCCTTAGCATTGGCCAAGTTCTCTTTCTACCGTTCAGGCGTTGCGGTCGCTGTCGGAGTTGCCATTCTATTAATGGTTCTGTTGACTCTGAATATGTTCTTCATGTCTACCTTGGGAGAACGACTCTTTTGGCCAAGCAAGAACCTGGCTGCCCATGACCGAAGTTTCCTGTGGAATTTCCTCTCAAAGTTCACCCTCTCACACAGTTTCATTATGGTTGGGATTTTAATCATTGCTGCTTTGCCACTGTTGTTCGTTGGCAGTCAGAAACTCAATTTTAACAGTGCCGATGAATTGCCCAACTCGGTTCAGTCAAAAGCCGGTTATAACATCATTCAGGATCACTACCCTGCTGGGATGTCCGGCCCGACGACCGTCTATATTCAAAACAAGAAACCACTGGATACCCAACAACATTTAGCTGAAATCGACCAATTAACCAGCTACCTGAATTCTGAAGCCGGGGTCAAGAGTGTTGCCTCAGTTACCCGTCCAGGTGGAACAAAAATCAATTCACTGTATCTAAGAAGTCAGCTGGAAAGTCTTACTAATGGCTTAAACCAAGCCAATCAAGGCATCAAGAAAGTTCAAAAAGGTTTAAAGAGTGCCAACGAAAAATTAGCCAACTCAAACACTTCTGAAAGCATCGCCCAAGTTGAGAAATTAGCTGATGGTGCCAGCAAACTAGAGGCCGGTGCCCAACAACTGAGCCAAGGCGTCACCTCATACACTGCCGGTGTCAGCAACTTGGCCAGCGGTTCGCAACAACTCAGCTCAGGCACCTCCAGTCTTCAATCCGGTGTCGGCCGATTGTCAGCTGGCAGTCAACGATTGAACACGGGAATTTCTCAAGTGAGAAGCCAAACCGCTAAGCTAAAGGCGCTTCGTGCCCGGATGGCCGCATTGCAGTCCGGATCAAGACAGTTATCTTCCGGTCTTGGCCGCTTGAATTCACAAGTTGCTCCGTTCTCAAATGGCCTGAACCAGATTACAAGTGGCGCTAGTCGACTGAATTCAAACAGTTCATCACTGGTTTCCGGGGCTCAAAGTGTCGCTAGTGGCAGTTCTCAAGTTAATTCGGGTGTTCAAACATTGAATTCGAAAATGAAAGAGCTCCAGAGTCAGATGCAGGAATTACAAACTGGTTTGACCTCTGCCAATTCAGGATTGGATCAAGTTTCAAGCGGAACCACCACTGTTAACAAATACTTGAAGGAAATGCAAAAGTCTTACTTGGGCAACACCTTCTATATGCCTGCCGCAAGTATCAAGAGTGCGTCATTCACCCCTTCCCTTGACGCATTTATGTCAAAAGACCGGAAGATTACCAAGATTACCGTGGTCCTGAATTCCGATCCAAGTACCACCAAGTCGGCTAACCGGATTCGGACAATCACTCGCGATCTGAATGCCAAAATGAAGGACACCAGTTTGAAAAATGCTAAGGTCGCTATCGGCGGTCAAAGTTCTCAAACTTCTGACCTTCAAAAGATTGCTAATGGCGATTTCTTCCGAACAGTTGTCATCATGCTGGTGGGAATCGGTTTAGCCCTGATGGTGGTTACCCGCTCACTGGTTCAAGCCATTACCATTATTGGCACCTTAATCGTAACCTATATGGGATCACTGCAGATTACCAAATGGCTTTCGGGATATCTGCTGTTCCAGAACATGCTGACTTGGAACACACCGTTCTTTAGTTTCATCATGTTGGTGGCATTAGGAGTCGATTACAGTATCTTCTTGATGATGAGGTACCGTGGTGATGCCGGCGCCATTCCGGATGTCCGTCGACGAATTTTAAATTCGGCAACCATTATTGGGACAGTCGTCATTTCCGCTGCCATCATCTTGGGTGGAACTTTTGCCGCGTTGATTCCGTCAAACGTTTTGACTTTGATTCAAGTTGCGATGACCGTGATTGTTGGGTTGATCATTTTGGTATTGACCTTGCCAATTATCATGTCAGCGATGGTTAAGTGGACTTATCCGTACGTCAACGATAAAATGTATCAAAAGTCCGTTGATAAAGAAGAAAAAGAACATCCAATCAGAAGAAGTAAAGATAAACAATAA
- a CDS encoding DUF3267 domain-containing protein, translated as MHLYKHVDISNNRNLVYGLNVVAVIAFLGFLWLFGPIVGSMTVNFTESYFVWLIVALLVIVTIHEVLHGILYKVFKPNGKIKVGFKSGMLSVSSPKSLYTKQQFIWIGATPFIVISLVLIAIFLLGWLPGELFLPLAALHGAGCVGDFYLLWLVISSPKHYYISDQENGIDIYSPN; from the coding sequence GTGCATTTATATAAACACGTTGATATTAGCAATAACCGCAATTTGGTTTATGGTCTAAATGTGGTCGCCGTTATTGCCTTTTTAGGCTTCCTGTGGCTGTTTGGTCCCATTGTCGGCTCAATGACTGTCAACTTCACTGAAAGCTACTTCGTTTGGCTGATCGTGGCATTATTAGTGATTGTGACGATCCACGAGGTTTTGCACGGGATTCTTTATAAAGTGTTTAAGCCAAATGGGAAAATTAAAGTTGGTTTCAAAAGTGGCATGTTGTCCGTTTCCAGCCCCAAGTCCCTCTATACCAAGCAGCAATTTATTTGGATTGGGGCGACCCCATTTATCGTCATTTCACTCGTCCTGATTGCGATATTTCTTTTGGGATGGCTTCCTGGCGAATTATTCTTACCATTGGCAGCCCTTCATGGGGCAGGTTGTGTCGGTGACTTTTATCTTTTATGGCTGGTGATAAGCTCACCAAAGCACTATTACATTAGCGATCAAGAAAATGGCATCGACATTTATTCCCCCAACTGA
- a CDS encoding DUF4870 domain-containing protein — protein sequence MSTNRIVNALSYLSIVFAPFIFPLIVWIVSDNNPDMHSTARHALILHLIPLVLTILTILVVGISGVISEKAAFAGFLFLALIALVILVDLAMFIYNLYLGIKILVQD from the coding sequence ATGTCGACAAATCGAATTGTTAATGCTTTATCCTATCTTTCAATTGTTTTCGCACCATTTATTTTTCCACTGATTGTTTGGATCGTCAGCGATAACAATCCAGATATGCACAGCACTGCGAGACACGCGCTTATTTTGCATTTAATCCCCCTTGTGCTGACCATCCTGACCATCCTGGTTGTCGGTATCAGTGGTGTGATTTCCGAAAAGGCCGCCTTTGCTGGATTTCTTTTCCTGGCGCTAATCGCGTTAGTTATCCTGGTGGATCTGGCCATGTTCATTTATAATCTGTATTTAGGAATTAAAATTTTGGTCCAAGATTAA
- a CDS encoding DUF2316 family protein produces MVLTSDEAAATKQELQGNFELSGITLQMAAVDLKSTPEHIQDVLNLKNCQKEEPWILRNYLIKLILLQEKEPYSFSKLIGDPKRYQFLNSRLIDRGELA; encoded by the coding sequence ATGGTCTTAACTTCAGATGAAGCAGCTGCAACTAAGCAGGAACTCCAAGGCAACTTCGAGTTGTCAGGGATCACTTTGCAAATGGCAGCCGTTGATTTGAAAAGCACGCCTGAACATATTCAGGACGTTTTAAACTTGAAAAATTGCCAAAAAGAAGAACCTTGGATTCTGCGTAATTACCTAATTAAGCTCATTTTGCTTCAGGAAAAAGAACCCTATTCATTCTCCAAATTAATAGGGGATCCCAAACGTTATCAGTTTTTGAACAGTCGCCTGATTGATCGTGGCGAATTGGCCTAA
- a CDS encoding aspartate ammonia-lyase: MRIERDCIGEMFVPDNVLYGIHSLRAKHNFPITNEKVDPAIIQSYLQIKKAAALANEQAGTLDKEKSALIMAACNQLLFSNDYSAFIVPAIQGGAGTSTNMNVNEVVAQLAMQLSAQGGKEPLVIKPNDDVNQSQSTNDTYPTAGKMAMLKRLAPLTSAVSSLVDALTDKAAEYSSAIKVGRTQLQDAVPTTFGRTFTAYASMFKRDLSRLKHAQKVLSQVNLGGTAIGTGINATAEYESAIIPILNKYSHLSLHQAADLVDATQNSDAFTTISSAMKSLAADLSKFSNDLRLLSSGPQAGLNELELPKKAAGSSIMPGKVNPIIPEVVNQVAFETIGNDVTVTMAAESGQLELNAFEPIMFKSILTGEQHLTKAIETLVENCVSGIKVNAAYCRKEVEHSSIAATVLSPLLGYEKTTALIKEALATQQSVKALVKQKQLLPDSLVDSLFTPEVLTNVRRVKKEKSAAGSNLN; encoded by the coding sequence ATGAGAATTGAGAGAGATTGCATCGGAGAAATGTTTGTACCTGATAACGTCCTTTATGGGATTCACTCACTGCGAGCGAAACACAACTTTCCAATCACCAACGAAAAAGTTGATCCAGCCATCATTCAAAGCTATCTGCAGATTAAGAAGGCCGCTGCTTTGGCTAACGAGCAGGCCGGCACCTTGGATAAAGAAAAAAGTGCTTTGATTATGGCTGCCTGCAACCAATTGCTATTCTCAAATGACTACAGTGCCTTTATCGTGCCAGCCATCCAGGGTGGTGCCGGAACGTCAACCAATATGAACGTGAACGAGGTCGTCGCCCAGCTTGCCATGCAATTAAGCGCCCAGGGTGGAAAAGAGCCCTTGGTAATCAAGCCCAACGATGATGTTAACCAGTCACAGTCGACCAATGATACCTATCCGACGGCAGGCAAGATGGCGATGTTAAAACGGTTGGCGCCATTGACGTCAGCTGTTTCCAGTTTGGTTGACGCCTTAACCGATAAAGCCGCAGAATATTCGTCAGCAATCAAAGTTGGTCGGACTCAGCTGCAGGATGCTGTGCCAACGACCTTTGGCAGGACCTTTACAGCTTATGCTTCAATGTTTAAACGCGATCTCTCAAGATTAAAGCACGCTCAAAAGGTTCTTTCTCAAGTCAACCTGGGCGGAACCGCGATTGGTACCGGAATTAACGCGACCGCTGAATACGAATCAGCCATTATTCCCATTCTCAACAAATATTCTCATCTTTCGTTGCATCAAGCCGCTGATTTGGTGGACGCCACTCAAAACAGTGATGCTTTCACCACGATTTCTTCGGCCATGAAGTCATTAGCTGCTGATTTATCCAAATTCAGCAATGACTTGCGACTACTTTCCAGTGGCCCTCAAGCCGGCCTGAACGAACTGGAGCTGCCAAAGAAGGCTGCAGGGTCCTCAATTATGCCCGGGAAAGTCAACCCAATCATCCCCGAAGTTGTTAACCAGGTGGCATTTGAAACCATCGGCAACGACGTCACGGTTACAATGGCTGCTGAGAGCGGGCAGTTGGAGTTGAATGCATTTGAACCAATCATGTTCAAGAGTATTTTGACTGGTGAGCAGCATTTGACCAAGGCAATTGAGACGCTGGTTGAAAACTGCGTCAGCGGCATCAAAGTCAATGCAGCATATTGCCGAAAGGAAGTCGAACACTCATCGATCGCGGCGACGGTGCTTTCACCGCTGCTGGGCTATGAAAAGACGACCGCGTTGATTAAGGAAGCATTAGCCACTCAACAATCCGTCAAAGCACTCGTCAAACAAAAGCAGCTGCTCCCGGATTCATTGGTCGATAGTCTCTTCACGCCAGAAGTTTTGACGAATGTTCGCAGAGTCAAGAAAGAAAAGTCTGCTGCCGGTTCAAATTTAAATTAA
- a CDS encoding L,D-transpeptidase family protein, whose translation MSRKEKFAKKPKKKLWTRILVGFVLVLFGGFVGSHFYFQNHFKFTKINDVDVSGLTVAQATKKLNTSHIDEDGNYLVVRDSKINVNSKDVKKLFKHRSSMSAMTSAKLSAKSDVTNKQLNYRLKTLLPKFENRVDQINTGRKQTIDSKVILKNGKIVVQAGQQGSTLDKAKMVKDFKKQAKSSLLISVKMTKDAYVKPNSTQIAKQKKQLANILDNTVTLNTYNKTYKFVAKRWVANGYPTANGTYKFDSTKIKNWVAKFANKVDTLGKSVWITTHQGKRVRVHAGGTYGWKVNQSALTKNIMKNLGRSHSVTMNLKHYAVGTGYGVKGSGKTYVAIDLQRLHEYVYKNGKLMANIPIMSGTLTGGNRTPQGAFYIMYKQRHATLRGRNSDGSKYASPVSYWEPLTNSGVGMHDSPWQPASVYGNPSARAQYHSHGCLNNPPSRMGEVWKNTHTLEPVFIYY comes from the coding sequence ATGTCACGTAAAGAGAAGTTCGCTAAAAAGCCTAAGAAAAAATTATGGACACGAATCCTGGTGGGGTTTGTGTTGGTTCTTTTTGGTGGCTTCGTGGGCTCTCATTTCTATTTTCAAAATCATTTCAAGTTCACCAAAATTAACGACGTTGATGTTTCCGGTTTGACGGTCGCTCAGGCAACCAAGAAGTTGAATACCTCACATATCGATGAAGACGGCAATTATTTAGTGGTTCGGGATTCAAAAATCAATGTGAATTCCAAGGATGTTAAGAAATTATTCAAACACCGTAGTTCAATGAGTGCGATGACTTCTGCCAAGCTGAGTGCCAAGTCTGATGTAACCAACAAGCAACTCAACTACCGCTTGAAGACGTTACTGCCGAAGTTTGAAAACCGGGTTGATCAAATCAATACCGGTCGCAAACAGACCATCGATTCAAAAGTTATTTTGAAGAATGGCAAAATTGTTGTTCAAGCTGGCCAGCAGGGAAGCACTCTGGATAAGGCCAAGATGGTCAAAGACTTTAAGAAGCAGGCAAAATCGAGTTTATTGATTTCGGTTAAAATGACTAAAGATGCGTACGTCAAGCCGAATAGTACTCAAATTGCCAAACAGAAGAAACAGTTAGCCAACATCTTGGACAACACCGTCACGTTGAATACCTACAATAAGACCTATAAGTTTGTTGCCAAACGCTGGGTTGCCAATGGTTACCCAACTGCTAACGGGACCTATAAGTTTGATTCAACCAAGATTAAGAATTGGGTGGCAAAATTTGCCAATAAAGTCGATACCCTTGGCAAGTCGGTTTGGATTACCACTCATCAAGGCAAGAGGGTTCGTGTTCATGCTGGTGGAACCTATGGCTGGAAAGTTAATCAATCGGCTTTAACCAAGAATATCATGAAGAATCTTGGCCGATCACATTCCGTCACAATGAACTTGAAGCACTATGCGGTCGGAACCGGTTATGGTGTTAAGGGGTCTGGTAAGACCTATGTCGCCATTGACCTGCAGCGCCTTCACGAATACGTTTATAAAAACGGCAAGCTGATGGCTAATATTCCAATCATGTCTGGAACGTTGACCGGTGGTAACCGAACCCCTCAAGGCGCCTTTTACATTATGTACAAGCAGCGTCACGCAACTTTGAGAGGGAGGAACAGTGATGGTTCAAAGTATGCATCACCAGTCAGCTACTGGGAACCATTGACCAATTCAGGGGTTGGGATGCACGATTCACCATGGCAGCCCGCCTCGGTCTATGGTAATCCAAGTGCTCGTGCACAATACCATTCTCATGGCTGTTTGAATAATCCACCGTCGCGAATGGGTGAGGTGTGGAAGAACACGCACACTTTGGAACCCGTATTTATTTATTACTAA